The Castanea sativa cultivar Marrone di Chiusa Pesio chromosome 11, ASM4071231v1 genome contains a region encoding:
- the LOC142615182 gene encoding protein CHROMOSOME TRANSMISSION FIDELITY 7-like produces MQAKISTFFKNPISTSVAPKSPDPPPIFDELSIWENKQHQFFNTYSRRAQNPDSNKGSISDILVKKPNSDNLCSIAKSKSPERAIKTNKKRTYAQLHLDLGQSDFNLHTCSTCGVKYAPGKEEDGKAHKGFHRDYTLGIPFNGWCSERVVHMPSIEGGQIVLVLDCDPIAHRSKVEEVVKMMEIELGSGWIFHKSCKVYLFISSQRIVGCLLAEPIKQAFKVCSCLLNGGSEGTSAKEVARQSSTSLQFGDISFKREVKKRTFSVNSSEVLDGNLYGAIICENEGVPAVCGIRAIWVTPSNRRKHIASQLLDAVRMSFCMGSVLELSQLALSQPTSAGKALASNYFSTGSFLVYKTNSLSSQMVN; encoded by the exons ATGCAAGCTAAGATCAGTACTTTCTTCAAAAACCCAATTTCTACTTCTGTAGCACCCAAATCTCCAGACCCACCTCCCATTTTTGACGAACTCAGCATCTGGGAGAACAAACAGCACCAATTCTTCAACACCTACTCACGCAGAGCTCAAAACCCTGATAG TAACAAAGGGTCAATCAGTGACATACTAGTGAAGAAACCCAATTCAGATAATTTGTGTTCAATAGCGAAATCGAAGAGTCCTGAAAGAGCAATTAAGACAAACAAGAAGAGAACTTATGCTCAGTTGCATTTGGATTTGGGTCAGTCTGATTTTAATTTACACACATGTTCAACATGTGGGGTCAAGTATGCTCCTGGAAAGGAAGAGGATGGGAAGGCTCACAAGGGATTTCATAGAGACTATACCCTTGGGATTCCATTCAAT ggttGGTGCAGTGAAAGGGTTGTCCATATGCCTTCAATTGAAGGTGGTCAAATCGTTTTGGTGTTAGATTGTGATCCTATTGCACATAGGAGTAAG GTGGAGGAAGTGGTAAAAATGATGGAGATTGAGCTTGGAAGTGGATGGATTTTCCATAAGAGTTGTAAG GTGTATCTGTTTATTTCCTCCCAAAGGATTGTAGGTTGCCTACTTGCAGAACCAATAAAACAAGCATTCAAAGTTTGCTCATGCTTATTGAATGGGGGATCTGAAGGCACTTCTGCCAAGGAAGTGGCAAGACAAAGTTCAACCTCCCTCCAATTTGGGGATATCAGTTTTAAAAGGGAAGTCAAGAAAAGAACCTTTTCTGTTAATAGTTCTGAGGTTTTGGATGGGAATCTCTATGGAGCAATCATTTGTGAAAACGAAGGGGTACCTGCTGTCTGTGGCATTAGAGCTATTTGGGTCACTCCCTCTAACAGAAGAAAGCACATAGCTAGCCAATTACTGGATGCTGTGAG GATGAGTTTCTGCATGGGTTCTGTTCTTGAACTCTCTCAACTGGCACTCTCTCAGCCAACCTCAGCTGGAAAGGCACTGGCATCCAATTATTTTAGCACTGGATCTTTCTTGGTGTACAAAACCAACAGTCTAAGCTCACAGATGgttaattaa